In the genome of Magnolia sinica isolate HGM2019 chromosome 2, MsV1, whole genome shotgun sequence, one region contains:
- the LOC131237329 gene encoding pentatricopeptide repeat-containing protein At3g48250, chloroplastic-like, which yields MMKDAVDLYDYMDCLNKPPAQDRMYLLRKIVVGENQIWIYLLGYVGFHRQGNVLTRTIFDGVLKSLTGTGKLGECDKILKAMEDGGFVANSAVYGQVVLGLCKVGKLDEAFEFLEEREAAGHNPDLKAWASLIQECCVAREIDKAASRFRKMVERKGAMDAGGAFEVLVKGFCLKNREVDACQLLIEMVNINQLRPWHVTYKTLAEKLLAQKSLRAHLGAWIWNALESKSQLHWNQCDFESLSVFG from the coding sequence ATGATGAAGGATGCTGTTGATTTGTATGACTATATGGACTGTTTGAATAAGCCACCTGCTCAAGATCGCATGTATCTTTTACGGAAAATCGTGGTTGGCGAAAACCAGATATGGATTTATTTGCTAGGTTATGTGGGTTTTCACAGACAGGGGAATGTCTTGACCAGGACTATTTTTGATGGGGTTCTTAAGTCATTGACAGGGACTGGTAAATTGGGGGAGTGCGATAAGATCTTGAAGGCGATGGAAGATGGTGGGTTTGTGGCCAATAGTGCTGTGTATGGTCAGGTTGTTCTTGGGCTTTGTAAGGTTGGGAAATTGGATGAAGCATTTGAGTTCTTGGAGGAGAGAGAAGCAGCGGGACATAATCCTGATTTGAAGGCGTGGGCATCTTTGATTCAAGAGTGTTGTGTAGCTAGAGAAATAGATAAGGCGGCCTCTCGTTTTAGAAAGATGGTTGAAAGGAAGGGTGCGATGGATGCAGGTGGTGCTTTTGAAGTGTTGGTGAAGGGGTTCTGTCTCAAAAATAGGGAGGTAGATGCGTGCCAGCTTCTTATTGAAATGGTTAACATAAACCAGTTGCGGCCTTGGCATGTTACCTACAAGACGTTGGCGGAGAAGTTATTGGCCCAAAAGagccttagggcccatttgggagcttggatttggaatgcattggaatccaaatcacaattacattggaatcaatgtgattttgaatCCTTATCtgtgtttggttga
- the LOC131237328 gene encoding leucine-rich repeat receptor protein kinase EMS1, with translation MDPTLQALTAAAASFIAVTFIFTIILFLCRRDKTHHGRRQQHQRRRQRQHQQQQQQQLQQNKHNPNSTLDESASFDPSLNQISMPELIAATRNFAADGIIGDGSFGFVYKANLSNGVTVAVKKLSRDAFQGPREFRAEMETLGKIEHQNLVKMKGYCVSGEERLLIYEFIQRGSLDQWLHDISSMSITSISSSQSSSASLPNLLQLSWAKRIKIIKGVANGLRYLHDECNPRIIHRDIKASNVLLDLEFEAHIADFGLARIVDASHSHVSTQVAGTMGYMPPEYKDGLTGATVKADVYSFGILMLEVATGRRPNLPVMTENGKEVGLIVWARERVEAKRCMDMIDPIIKDELYHQHQGREEGMGSEEEEVNEFFRIAYLCTSENPRERPTMEDALSQLSRF, from the coding sequence ATGGACCCAACCCTCCAAGCTCTAACTGCAGCTGCCGCAAGCTTCATAGCCGTCACCTTCATCTTCACAATAATCCTGTTCCTCTGCAGAAGAGATAAAACACACCACGGCCGACGACAACAGCATCAGCGACGACGACAACGACAACAtcagcaacaacagcagcaacaactACAACAAAATAAACACAATCCCAACTCAACTCTAGACGAAAGCGCCTCCTTCGATCCCTCCCTCAACCAAATCTCGATGCCTGAACTGATCGCCGCCACCCGCAACTTTGCAGCCGATGGCATCATCGGTGACGGCAGCTTCGGATTCGTCTACAAAGCTAACCTATCTAACGGAGTCACCGTCGCCGTCAAGAAGCTAAGCCGCGACGCATTCCAAGGACCCAGAGAATTCCGCGCCGAGATGGAAACTTTAGGTAAGATCGAGCACCAGAATTTGGTGAAAATGAAGGGATACTGCGTCTCTGGCGAAGAACGCCTCCTCATCTACGAATTTATCCAGCGTGGCAGCCTCGACCAATGGCTGCACGACATATCATCTATGTCCATCACTTCCATATCCTCTTCCCAATCCTCGTCGGCTTCTCTTCCTAACCTCCTTCAGCTGTCTTGGGCAAAGCGGATCAAGATAATTAAAGGAGTCGCCAACGGTCTCCGTTACCTGCACGACGAATGCAACCCCCGCATCATCCACCGAGACATAAAGGCCAGCAATGTGTTGTTGGATTTGGAATTTGAGGCCCATATCGCTGACTTTGGATTGGCCAGGATCGTCGATGCATCCCACTCGCACGTGTCTACACAGGTAGCGGGGACGATGGGCTACATGCCGCCCGAGTACAAGGACGGCCTCACGGGGGCGACAGTAAAAGCCGACGTTTACAGCTTCGGGATCTTGATGTTGGAGGTTGCCACCGGAAGGCGGCCCAATTTGCCTGTTATGACAGAGAATGGGAAAGAGGTGGGGTTGATAGTGTGGGCCAGGGAGAGGGTGGAGGCCAAGAGATGTATGGACATGATTGATCCGATCATCAAAGATGAACTTTATCATCAACATCAAGGGCGGGAAGAAGGGATGGGGAGTGAGGAGGAGGAGGTGAATGAGTTCTTCAGGATTGCTTATTTGTGTACCAGTGAGAACCCTAGAGAGAGGCCCACAATGGAGGACGCTTTATCTCAGCTGAGTCGATTCTGA